One stretch of Xiphophorus hellerii strain 12219 chromosome 21, Xiphophorus_hellerii-4.1, whole genome shotgun sequence DNA includes these proteins:
- the gcm2 gene encoding chorion-specific transcription factor GCMb: MSRGEQRDEADCVCSVGMKLTWDINDPKLPQTGPEPSGCCCLPSQALGPALLCVEPAERISFIEPNFPQHYPQFQSSEPYYNPHNALGEAPPTLQKPANPRLYMGRPGYDFQGYLASPSYPVTSDLCDPRVTPVLGSSSAPSSSSAPLSSSSSSFDPQTKAPPAWKDLLKSSAPYADNHHYYSAEYPCRYSNNAPGSPAGLQTIITTTTKVSYQPCPKPPGALPPYQSCPKPSAGLPSYQPAKAAGLPGCSSLLEDASPSSYSTEVKVTEESGGVIKSLSFPPEPLQTKTERLDPYDYHYAYPNAYRYDDY; the protein is encoded by the exons ATGTCCCGGGGGGAGCAGCGCGACGAGGCGGACTGCGTGTGTTCGGTCGGGATGAAGCTGACCTGGGACATCAACGACCCCAAACTACCGCAG ACCGGCCCAGAACCGAGTGGCTGTTGTTGTTTACCCTCTCAGGCTTTAGGCCCCGCCCTCCTCTGTGTGGAACCAGCAGAAAGGATTTCCTTCATTGAGCCGAACTTTCCGCAGCATTACCCACAATTCCAGAGCAGTGAGCCTTACTACAACCCCCACAATGCACTGGGAGAGGCCCCGCCCACCCTCCAGAAACCAGCCAACCCAAGACTGTACATGGGCCGACCCGGCTATGACTTCCAGGGATACCTGGCCTCACCTTCGTAtcctgtgacctctgacctctgcgaCCCCAG GGTAACGCCCGTCCTGGGCTCCTCTTCAGCGCCTTCATCTTCCTCGGCTCCGCtctcatcctcctcatcctccttcGACCCGCAGACGAAGGCGCCGCCGGCCTGGAAGGATCTCCTGAAGAGCTCCGCCCCCTACGCCGATAACCACCACTACTACAGCGCAGAGTACCCCTGCCGTTACTCTAACAACGCCCCAGGGTCACCCGCTGGTCTGCAGACCATTATTACCACGACAACCAAG GTGTCCTACCAGCCCTGTCCCAAGCCTCCGGGGGCGCTGCCTCCCTACCAGTCCTGTCCCAAACCGTCGGCCGGCCTGCCGTCCTACCAGCCTGCCAAAGCCGCCGGTCTGCCCGGCTGCTCGTCCCTGCTGGAAGACGCGTCTCCGTCTTCGTACTCTACTGAGGTCAAGGTGACCGAGGAGTCCGGCGGAGTCATCAAGTCTCTGTCGTTTCctccagaacctctgcagaccAAGACGGAGCGGCTGGACCCCTATGACTACCACTACGCCTACCCCAACGCCTATCGCTATGACGACTACTGA